One window of Saprospiraceae bacterium genomic DNA carries:
- a CDS encoding nitroreductase family protein, with translation MSVPNFVSYQPLLFTEQKMFARADDFYALMDHRRTVRDISSRAVDRQLIDMILKIASTAPSGAHKQPWTFCVVSNPEIKKQIREAAEKEEYENYHGRMPKDWLDDLAALGTDWHKPFLETAPYLIVVFKKSYDLVNGIKKKNYYVQESVGLACGFLIAAIHYVGLVCLTHTPSPMNFLQEILNRPENEKPYLLIPVGFASDAAMVPALNRKSLNEIACYY, from the coding sequence ATGTCAGTTCCAAATTTTGTCAGTTACCAACCGTTGCTGTTCACTGAGCAAAAAATGTTTGCTCGGGCAGATGACTTTTATGCACTCATGGATCACCGTCGAACCGTACGGGATATATCAAGCAGAGCGGTTGACCGGCAGTTGATTGATATGATATTAAAAATTGCCAGCACCGCTCCTTCAGGTGCACATAAACAACCCTGGACTTTTTGTGTCGTAAGCAATCCTGAAATTAAAAAGCAAATACGTGAAGCCGCGGAGAAAGAAGAATATGAAAACTATCATGGAAGAATGCCAAAGGATTGGTTGGATGATTTAGCTGCACTGGGTACAGATTGGCATAAACCATTTTTAGAAACTGCACCCTATTTGATCGTAGTATTTAAAAAATCCTATGATTTGGTCAATGGCATAAAAAAGAAAAATTACTATGTCCAGGAGTCCGTCGGTTTAGCTTGTGGATTTTTAATTGCAGCCATTCACTATGTCGGATTAGTATGTCTGACACATACACCCAGTCCGATGAATTTTTTACAGGAAATTTTAAACAGACCTGAAAACGAAAAGCCATATTTATTAATCCCTGTTGGATTTGCATCAGATGCTGCAATGGTTCCTGCATTAAATCGGAAATCCTTAAACGAGATCGCTTGTTATTATTAA
- a CDS encoding SDR family oxidoreductase produces MNVVITGSSKGLGKAIAISLARKNYNLFIHSRSESDLEQLKNELLEINSEIKVYYFACDISVRTQVDTLIKSILTVFREVDILINNAGNYLGGSMVDEPEGQLNYLLDCNLMSAYHLTRGLLPNMLRRQTGHIINMCSIASLDAYPGGSSYSISKFALLGFSKSLRLELKDQGIRVTAVLPGAAWSDSWKGVNLPEDRLMQAEDVAKAVVCAIEMSPSAVLEEIILRPQKGDL; encoded by the coding sequence ATGAATGTTGTTATTACAGGATCCAGTAAGGGTTTAGGAAAAGCCATTGCTATTTCATTAGCCCGTAAAAATTATAATTTGTTTATTCATTCACGATCTGAATCTGATTTAGAACAATTAAAGAATGAATTGCTGGAAATAAATTCAGAAATTAAAGTTTATTATTTTGCCTGTGATATTTCCGTCCGAACTCAAGTGGATACCTTGATAAAATCCATTTTGACCGTATTTCGGGAAGTAGATATTTTAATAAATAATGCCGGAAATTATTTAGGGGGTTCGATGGTAGATGAACCAGAAGGTCAGCTAAACTATTTGTTGGATTGCAACCTCATGAGTGCATATCATTTGACTCGAGGCTTATTACCAAATATGTTGCGAAGGCAAACTGGACACATCATAAATATGTGTTCGATTGCAAGCCTGGATGCATATCCGGGTGGCAGTTCGTATTCAATCAGCAAATTTGCGCTTTTGGGTTTTAGTAAGTCTTTGAGATTGGAGTTAAAAGATCAGGGCATTCGAGTTACAGCAGTTTTACCTGGAGCCGCATGGTCTGATTCCTGGAAAGGAGTTAACCTGCCGGAAGACCGCTTGATGCAGGCAGAAGATGTTGCAAAAGCAGTCGTATGCGCAATAGAAATGAGTCCTTCCGCAGTACTCGAAGAAATAATCCTAAGGCCACAGAAAGGAGATTTATAA
- a CDS encoding acetyl-CoA hydrolase/transferase family protein: MNPINYITADEAVQCIQSNQRVYLHGSAATPVCLINALIKQKERLQQVELVSISLKEVDLNDPALEGHFYINSLFVSESNRIAVNSNRGDYIPVFLSEISQLFTRNILPLDVAIVHVSPPDKHGYCSLGPSVDIARSAVQNAKKVIAQVNPNIPRVHGDAFVDIRRFDALVWVEDALPEVRYDLTASETDQKIGKLVAGMIEDGATLQLGIGNIPNAVLNNLANHKDLGLHTEMFSDGVIPLIQNGIINNSKKKIIHGYNVTSFIMGSRKLYDFVDDNPIVKALDINYVNDPYILSQNPKVTAINSAIEIDITGQVCSDSIGTLQYSGIGGQMDFIRGAALSEGGKPIIALPSVTSKGLSRIVPVLKEGAGVVTTRGHIHWVVTENGLVNLFGMNMEQRAKALIKIAHPDHQEQLNRYAFQRFGKN; encoded by the coding sequence ATGAATCCAATAAATTATATAACGGCTGACGAAGCGGTGCAATGCATTCAATCCAACCAGCGCGTCTATTTGCATGGCAGTGCAGCGACACCGGTTTGCTTGATAAATGCTCTTATCAAACAAAAAGAGCGGTTACAGCAAGTGGAATTGGTCAGCATTTCATTGAAGGAAGTTGATTTAAATGATCCTGCTCTTGAAGGTCATTTTTATATTAATTCATTATTTGTATCTGAAAGCAATCGAATCGCTGTTAATAGCAATCGTGGAGATTACATTCCGGTTTTTTTAAGTGAAATTTCTCAATTGTTTACCCGAAATATTCTTCCATTGGATGTGGCTATAGTCCATGTTTCTCCCCCGGATAAACATGGGTATTGTTCATTGGGTCCTTCTGTAGATATAGCCAGGTCAGCAGTACAGAATGCTAAAAAAGTAATCGCCCAGGTAAATCCAAACATACCACGGGTGCATGGGGATGCATTTGTCGACATACGTCGTTTTGATGCCCTGGTTTGGGTGGAAGATGCTTTACCGGAAGTGCGTTATGATTTAACGGCCAGTGAAACAGATCAGAAAATTGGAAAGCTGGTTGCTGGCATGATTGAAGACGGGGCCACCTTGCAATTAGGGATTGGGAATATACCCAATGCCGTATTAAACAATTTGGCAAATCACAAGGATCTCGGATTGCATACCGAAATGTTTTCAGATGGGGTGATTCCATTAATTCAAAATGGAATTATTAATAACAGTAAAAAGAAAATCATCCATGGCTACAATGTAACTTCATTTATCATGGGGAGCCGTAAATTATATGACTTTGTTGATGATAATCCAATTGTAAAAGCACTGGATATAAATTATGTCAATGATCCATACATCCTTTCACAAAATCCAAAAGTTACAGCAATTAATAGTGCCATTGAAATTGACATCACCGGACAGGTTTGTTCGGATTCTATAGGGACACTGCAATATTCAGGCATTGGCGGCCAAATGGATTTCATTCGCGGTGCGGCTCTTTCTGAAGGAGGAAAACCAATTATTGCACTGCCTTCAGTAACATCCAAAGGGCTTTCGAGAATTGTCCCGGTTTTAAAAGAAGGGGCTGGCGTGGTTACAACACGCGGGCATATCCATTGGGTGGTAACAGAAAATGGTCTTGTCAATTTATTTGGAATGAACATGGAACAACGAGCAAAAGCGCTGATTAAAATTGCACACCCGGATCATCAGGAGCAATTAAATCGTTATGCATTTCAGCGATTTGGGAAAAATTAA
- a CDS encoding T9SS type A sorting domain-containing protein, producing the protein MRRSNSWNWVFLPLSCILCSFINPKSPTTLTVDCPAPITLIEGSKFDTTVTGVPVVTQNTGGAVTISYLEVYQKGDCRNRADLVSRIFTITNAMGEQVRCNQYITIKHLSVDDIYMPSDTTMDYPDSLNSFQKKLLQLPSNLGSVKITYFDTRISQNCNIPVRIRRQWNLEDVCNGQIRSGTTFINVHKYFNSFKQFNQQSDVVCAEEGFISLSPVGEFLPYKYKWSTGDSLPSINNRGAGAYTVTITDRFGCSGNFVYNLLSMSQRADIGGKITTDDGIRVIPDSLIFENESLISKYCISQQSGIHYGFTLKTRKAGTYNYRFVKNTGAREAISTKDIVLIQRHILGLAKFTDTLQYIAADVNYNFNITASDITELRRLILGVKENFSIVKPWYFLRSDWRSVAKPNRPIAEIEFKGVAVTNLPLTNVNVFALKMGDIDLSYNGLQSKNLESRKQSEEVYLELKNSIVENGKTWVPVYLKSKNAVLGIQFDLINKIDAAIQIKNVQLDESAYNSEKNKLRVSWSRGNTLNWNPELPLFYIASDDQRNLELHPDFSAEWYDQDLVVYQLPLYVKQTFTNNKASFYINPNPANDQIQIHFDEEMCEVKLYDLFGKLITSQFIRSGEQLDIRNLSSGMYLVNCMGNSNSLGTELLLIK; encoded by the coding sequence ATGAGACGTAGCAATTCATGGAATTGGGTTTTTCTGCCTTTATCGTGTATCCTTTGTTCTTTTATTAACCCTAAAAGTCCAACAACACTGACAGTCGATTGTCCGGCTCCAATCACCTTGATTGAAGGATCTAAATTTGACACCACCGTTACTGGGGTTCCGGTAGTGACTCAAAATACAGGAGGTGCTGTGACGATCTCCTATTTGGAAGTGTATCAGAAAGGCGATTGCCGCAATCGTGCCGATTTAGTAAGCCGTATTTTTACGATTACCAATGCAATGGGTGAACAAGTTCGTTGCAACCAATATATAACGATTAAACATTTAAGTGTTGATGATATTTATATGCCATCAGATACTACAATGGATTATCCGGATAGTCTGAATTCATTTCAGAAAAAATTATTACAACTTCCGAGCAATTTGGGCTCTGTTAAAATTACCTATTTTGATACGAGGATTTCTCAAAATTGTAACATTCCGGTACGAATCAGAAGACAGTGGAATTTAGAAGATGTATGTAACGGACAAATTAGAAGTGGAACCACATTTATAAATGTGCATAAATATTTTAACAGCTTTAAGCAATTCAACCAACAAAGTGATGTGGTGTGTGCTGAGGAAGGTTTTATTTCATTGTCTCCAGTTGGTGAATTTTTACCTTACAAGTACAAATGGAGCACCGGCGACAGCCTTCCTTCCATTAATAACAGAGGTGCAGGTGCCTATACCGTAACGATTACAGATCGTTTTGGGTGTTCTGGAAATTTTGTATATAATTTACTTTCCATGTCACAGCGTGCAGACATCGGGGGAAAAATCACTACGGATGATGGCATTCGTGTGATTCCAGATTCACTGATTTTTGAAAACGAAAGCCTGATTTCAAAATATTGTATCTCTCAACAAAGCGGTATTCATTATGGCTTTACCCTGAAGACCCGTAAGGCTGGAACCTATAATTACCGATTTGTAAAAAATACCGGTGCACGCGAGGCCATATCAACAAAAGATATTGTATTGATCCAAAGACATATATTAGGTTTAGCAAAATTTACAGATACGCTTCAATACATTGCTGCCGATGTCAATTACAATTTTAACATTACAGCTTCAGATATTACTGAATTGAGAAGATTGATTTTAGGTGTCAAAGAAAATTTTAGCATTGTAAAACCCTGGTATTTTTTACGCAGCGACTGGCGAAGTGTTGCAAAACCCAACAGACCAATTGCAGAAATTGAATTTAAAGGCGTTGCAGTAACCAACTTACCATTGACCAATGTAAATGTATTTGCTCTTAAAATGGGTGATATTGATTTAAGTTATAATGGATTGCAGTCAAAAAACCTGGAATCCAGAAAACAATCAGAAGAAGTGTACCTGGAGTTAAAAAATTCCATTGTGGAAAATGGAAAAACCTGGGTACCAGTTTATTTGAAATCAAAAAATGCTGTATTGGGAATCCAATTTGATTTAATAAACAAAATTGATGCAGCAATTCAAATCAAAAATGTGCAATTGGATGAATCAGCATACAACTCTGAAAAAAATAAGCTGCGGGTCAGCTGGAGTCGTGGAAACACCCTGAATTGGAATCCGGAATTGCCTTTGTTTTACATCGCTTCAGATGATCAACGCAATCTGGAGCTTCATCCAGATTTTTCAGCAGAATGGTATGACCAGGATTTAGTGGTGTATCAATTGCCTTTATATGTAAAGCAAACCTTCACTAATAATAAGGCAAGCTTTTATATAAATCCAAATCCTGCGAACGATCAGATACAAATTCATTTTGATGAAGAAATGTGCGAAGTAAAATTATATGATTTGTTTGGGAAGTTAATTACAAGTCAGTTTATTCGTTCCGGAGAACAACTAGACATCCGAAATTTATCAAGTGGAATGTATTTGGTAAATTGCATGGGAAATTCAAATAGTCTTGGCACAGAGCTTCTACTAATTAAATAG
- a CDS encoding T9SS type A sorting domain-containing protein, translating into MRYIFLSLIFIVGFFRVGFAQNPSWRLWADGLPTGVYPRMVVAPNHDIFYSLLGAGTNLGLVFKANTQDAMGQFTALPKIPRPSTIQNNIVALGYNRKNEAIVGIYRSDNTQPWLFKYNKLTDHWDTATSTVTPSLGGHCIATSENGTIYVGTRWAYIYKSTDDGNTYEVLYDSKSVKSAHPCYYPSALNNSDSNGAIFSIAIDRNGRIYAGTETAGVIFSDDEGKSWHPADIFTCQTNDPNQKDTTSLYYPLSISGNVAALGFTKDNALIWSGVNMWALNWKNKMGFADYKSQTVTEIKGLPDYLIQTGQQVSKIVTTTNGQIFFHSGSSTGASQIGIYTSFDGIHWIPFNIGITGQNDGTSQGSLAVDGNKVFMATRDGKVWIYEDSLVSNSDQFVLKNKSKIKLSPNPVKNLLQIELDPSIQNEILAFILYDAMGKRINSKQLNSLQKLELDVSQFASGLYYIKWIGRNQTFLNSCFIKN; encoded by the coding sequence GTGCGCTACATCTTCCTCAGTTTAATATTTATAGTAGGCTTTTTTAGAGTGGGTTTCGCACAAAACCCCAGTTGGCGCTTATGGGCAGATGGATTACCCACCGGGGTTTATCCAAGAATGGTCGTTGCACCAAATCACGATATTTTTTACAGTTTATTAGGAGCCGGTACCAATTTAGGCCTCGTTTTTAAAGCCAACACACAAGATGCTATGGGTCAATTTACTGCATTGCCTAAAATTCCCAGACCCAGTACGATTCAAAATAATATTGTTGCACTTGGTTATAATAGAAAAAATGAAGCGATTGTAGGAATATACAGAAGTGATAATACACAGCCCTGGTTGTTTAAATATAACAAACTAACGGATCATTGGGATACTGCTACTTCAACTGTTACTCCTTCACTTGGTGGACATTGCATAGCAACCTCAGAAAACGGAACTATTTATGTTGGAACTCGTTGGGCTTATATCTATAAATCAACAGATGATGGAAATACTTATGAAGTTCTTTATGACAGCAAGTCAGTAAAATCCGCGCATCCGTGTTATTATCCATCTGCTTTAAATAATTCCGATTCCAACGGGGCTATTTTTTCAATTGCAATAGATCGCAATGGCAGAATTTATGCCGGTACCGAAACAGCCGGTGTAATTTTTTCTGATGATGAAGGAAAGTCCTGGCACCCTGCTGATATTTTTACATGTCAGACAAATGATCCCAATCAAAAAGATACTACCAGTTTATATTATCCCCTTTCCATAAGTGGAAATGTAGCCGCCCTTGGATTTACGAAAGACAATGCCCTGATTTGGTCCGGCGTAAATATGTGGGCACTCAACTGGAAAAATAAAATGGGATTTGCCGATTATAAATCACAAACTGTTACTGAAATTAAAGGACTTCCGGACTATTTAATTCAAACCGGACAGCAGGTTTCTAAAATAGTTACTACAACAAATGGTCAAATCTTTTTTCATTCCGGATCATCAACAGGTGCCTCTCAAATTGGAATTTATACATCTTTCGATGGCATCCACTGGATCCCATTTAATATTGGCATTACAGGACAAAATGATGGTACCTCCCAGGGATCTCTTGCCGTTGACGGCAATAAGGTTTTTATGGCAACACGAGATGGTAAAGTTTGGATTTACGAAGACAGTTTAGTAAGTAATTCCGATCAGTTTGTTTTGAAAAATAAATCTAAAATTAAATTGAGCCCAAATCCTGTTAAAAACTTACTGCAAATCGAACTAGATCCCTCCATTCAAAACGAGATTTTAGCATTTATTCTTTACGATGCAATGGGAAAAAGAATAAATTCAAAACAGCTTAACAGTTTACAAAAATTGGAATTGGATGTTTCGCAATTTGCATCCGGGCTGTATTACATTAAGTGGATAGGGAGGAATCAAACTTTTTTAAACTCTTGTTTTATTAAAAACTAA
- a CDS encoding methyltransferase domain-containing protein, whose product MTNIDQTFWQDRWENGQTGWDVGYAAPALVEYMKQYPNKNAKILIPGCGNAYEATALFDLGFTNIHLLDIAHYAVENLKEKFKAIPQIHIWYGDFFHHEESYDLIIEQTFFCALDPLLRPDYVQSCSKLLKPGGKIIGLLFNIHFEKEGPPFGGTLLEYRELFSKNFNIQKMESCYNSIPPRAGNELFIIIKKENA is encoded by the coding sequence ATGACGAATATAGACCAAACATTTTGGCAAGATCGATGGGAAAACGGACAAACCGGATGGGATGTTGGTTACGCCGCTCCCGCTTTAGTAGAATACATGAAGCAATACCCCAATAAAAATGCAAAAATTTTAATCCCGGGATGTGGAAATGCGTATGAAGCCACAGCACTTTTTGATTTGGGATTTACCAACATTCATCTACTAGACATTGCTCATTATGCAGTCGAAAATCTAAAAGAAAAATTTAAAGCTATTCCACAAATTCACATTTGGTATGGAGATTTCTTTCATCATGAAGAATCTTATGATCTTATAATAGAACAAACTTTTTTTTGTGCATTGGATCCTTTACTTCGACCTGACTACGTCCAAAGCTGTTCTAAACTTCTCAAACCGGGTGGCAAAATAATCGGCCTTCTCTTCAACATTCATTTTGAGAAAGAAGGTCCGCCTTTTGGTGGAACGCTCCTTGAATACCGTGAATTATTTTCCAAGAATTTTAACATTCAAAAAATGGAATCGTGCTATAACAGCATTCCGCCCAGAGCAGGAAATGAATTGTTTATTATAATAAAAAAAGAAAACGCTTAG
- a CDS encoding dCTP deaminase, whose protein sequence is MILSDKKILEAIEQKNIIIEPYDKSCLGTNSYDVHLGKTLAVYTERMLDAKKHNAIEYIEIPAEGYIIQPGTLYLGVTEEYTETHHAVPFLEGKSSVGRLGIDIHATAGKGDVGFCNNWTLEISCVQPVRIYAGMPIGQLIYFMVDGEIENFYNKKQNAKYTERTNKPVESMMWKNKF, encoded by the coding sequence ATGATATTAAGCGATAAGAAAATTTTAGAAGCAATTGAGCAAAAGAATATTATCATAGAGCCCTATGATAAATCTTGTTTAGGTACCAATTCATACGATGTGCATTTAGGTAAAACCCTGGCTGTTTATACCGAACGAATGCTAGATGCTAAAAAACACAATGCCATTGAATATATAGAAATTCCGGCAGAAGGTTATATCATTCAACCCGGTACCCTGTATCTGGGCGTTACAGAAGAATATACTGAAACACATCATGCAGTTCCTTTTCTGGAAGGAAAATCCAGCGTAGGTCGCTTGGGAATCGATATTCATGCAACAGCCGGCAAAGGAGATGTTGGATTTTGTAACAACTGGACTTTAGAAATCAGTTGTGTCCAACCCGTTCGAATTTATGCCGGGATGCCCATAGGGCAATTAATTTACTTTATGGTCGATGGTGAAATAGAAAATTTCTACAATAAAAAACAGAATGCAAAATATACAGAACGCACCAATAAACCGGTGGAAAGTATGATGTGGAAAAATAAATTTTAA